Proteins encoded within one genomic window of Acidithiobacillus sp. AMEEHan:
- a CDS encoding proton-conducting transporter membrane subunit: MDTLAIVIPFVPVVSALIIFLFLRQNKKSAARLSVSATLLTFLLSLILLGEYVHSGVSRVEMIGQLWGSVWLDPLALIMWSFVSGISLLVHMYSVRYMIEEPNYPRFFALLDLMTATIFFMVAAGDLITLLVAWFLVGVFLYFLLGHDTDRPAAGRYAFWTQITYRFGDLPLWLAAFILFKTYHSLSLPVIFAQVAAAPDAVQLWGMSVPAWVGLLIALAAFARSAQFLLHGWLPYTMDGPTPVSALMHAGIVNAGGFLFNRFAPIFEYTSLALHIAFAVGLITAVLGSALMLIQNDVKRSLGYSTMGQMGFMVMECGLGAFPLAVFHLIAHGFFKASLFLGAGNAIGDARREDGVPPDPVYVSVVERRPAKPSRLPWWTAAALTILVPVLVLSLSHFFVASHLFFEQGVIVLLFFAWVTGAQALFAAHKMTHSNPWQVMGGILGSFVLVVIGYTLISHYFGSFLYPEHGASARLFASASIGVLSYDVLVIFLALLFVGGWALTFFADARDWGQHLSEKWHGTYVAMYALLSRELYLNDFYVRMTQLLLAASRRLNVWFRWS; this comes from the coding sequence ATGGACACCCTAGCGATAGTCATTCCTTTCGTGCCCGTCGTATCGGCGCTCATCATTTTTCTGTTTTTGCGGCAGAACAAGAAATCTGCCGCGCGGCTCAGTGTCTCCGCGACTCTGCTGACTTTTCTCCTGTCGCTGATTCTTCTCGGCGAGTATGTGCATTCTGGCGTTTCTCGGGTGGAGATGATCGGGCAGCTGTGGGGCAGCGTCTGGTTGGATCCCCTGGCCTTGATCATGTGGTCCTTTGTTTCCGGTATCAGCCTGCTGGTGCACATGTATTCCGTGCGCTACATGATCGAGGAGCCGAATTATCCGCGTTTCTTTGCCCTGCTCGATCTGATGACGGCAACCATTTTCTTCATGGTTGCGGCTGGTGATCTGATTACCCTCTTGGTGGCCTGGTTTCTGGTGGGGGTCTTCCTGTACTTTCTGCTCGGTCATGACACCGATCGTCCCGCAGCGGGTCGCTATGCCTTTTGGACGCAGATTACCTATCGCTTTGGCGATCTTCCCCTGTGGTTGGCGGCATTCATCCTATTCAAGACCTATCACAGTCTCTCTTTGCCAGTGATCTTTGCCCAGGTGGCGGCAGCACCGGATGCCGTGCAATTGTGGGGTATGTCGGTGCCTGCTTGGGTGGGACTACTGATTGCCCTAGCGGCCTTTGCGCGCTCGGCGCAGTTTCTGCTGCACGGTTGGTTGCCCTATACCATGGACGGGCCCACTCCGGTATCGGCGCTGATGCACGCCGGCATCGTGAATGCCGGCGGCTTCCTTTTCAATCGCTTCGCGCCTATTTTTGAATACACCAGTCTCGCCCTGCACATTGCTTTCGCGGTAGGTTTGATTACCGCGGTGCTGGGTTCGGCGCTGATGCTCATCCAGAACGACGTCAAGCGCTCTCTCGGCTATTCGACCATGGGGCAGATGGGCTTCATGGTCATGGAGTGCGGTTTGGGCGCCTTTCCCTTGGCGGTGTTTCACCTCATTGCCCATGGCTTCTTCAAGGCCTCGCTGTTTTTGGGAGCAGGTAATGCCATTGGCGATGCCCGCCGCGAGGATGGTGTACCGCCAGACCCCGTCTATGTCTCCGTGGTCGAACGACGTCCGGCCAAGCCCTCGCGTCTGCCATGGTGGACTGCGGCCGCCCTGACTATTCTCGTGCCAGTGCTGGTGCTCAGTCTCTCGCATTTCTTCGTGGCCTCGCACCTGTTCTTCGAGCAGGGGGTGATTGTCCTGCTCTTCTTTGCCTGGGTTACCGGTGCCCAGGCCCTCTTTGCCGCCCACAAAATGACCCATAGCAACCCCTGGCAGGTGATGGGCGGTATCCTCGGCTCCTTTGTTCTGGTGGTGATCGGTTACACCCTGATCAGCCACTACTTCGGGAGCTTCCTCTATCCGGAGCACGGAGCCAGCGCGCGGCTCTTCGCTTCGGCGAGTATTGGGGTGCTTTCCTACGATGTCCTGGTTATCTTCCTGGCTCTGCTCTTTGTGGGCGGTTGGGCACTGACCTTTTTTGCCGATGCCCGCGATTGGGGACAACATCTCAGCGAAAAATGGCATGGTACCTACGTGGCAATGTATGCGCTGCTGAGCCGGGAGCTCTATCTGAATGACTTTTATGTGCGCATGACACAGCTGTTGCTTGCCGCTTCCCGTCGTCTCAATGTCTGGTTCCGGTGGAGCTGA
- a CDS encoding DUF2309 domain-containing protein, with the protein MDRNLTLGDRLKVRSMIYVAGEPIPRFWPMRTFIHHNPLFGLEHLPFPEAVAEGSRLFHGRGYLARSHYQRYRAEGKIDDAALRRYLQSFLQQQSVDLPGVDLETWLWTMMTECRSERLVQASDWLDGEVLAAALQGRQAPELDETALLERLRALLGRKIASDGPLYDNIDLLFGTKIGDTLDELLVKSCLDFFDEGQSAWQAPSREKGFFASWKDVAQHNLRFTLLGLHLRELLASSESPEGTIAHILHLLKIPEAHWQKYITRQLTRLHGWAGFIRFRSTAKHYYWAQQYPADLADYLAVRMVLGLSLVQEAVRHHGCPGDAEALQQFVHDDPYGAYLRSELHAGTILPAWAQRVDDALARPSRRGYAALAKEYIQAKRTHEAERKARAVHALARQVGSNALSALQSLSPEQVAEFVNVLRRWEQAEGFAWLRAMESHYITDLVRKVRLPEEQPKKRPFAQAFFCIDVRSEPMRRHLEALGDYQTFGIAGFFGVPIGFLEYGKGSEVHLCPAVQTPRNLIVEIPADLELEEEPLYGALEHVLHDIKSSVLSPFVAVEAVGLLFSLGLIGKTVAPVAYHEVHGRLHAEKPITRLLIDKLNEEQADSIIRAVQRAMIVQALQRELQMSRDQITDDDVRDLREIAMGNQTGHSLLAQRLGLSQEAEAEFIDKLRKIYRVDRQETSLQMERIARLGFSLDEQVRYVSNALLSTGLNRNFSRFVLMVGHESQTQNNPYESALDCGACGGGRGLPNARVICGMANNPEVRRRLRDKGIEIPEDTWFLPAVHNTTTDEIFLHDLDLLPARHLLYLERLRNGLAAATRLTAAERMPTLGGSLALAKEPYAAAALARRHAHDWSQVRPEWGLSRNLYGIIGGRHLTEGVDLEGRSFLQSYDYRLDPKGRFLENILSAPVVVGEWINLEHYFSTTDVHHYGSGSKAYHNVAGRFGVMTGNQGDLRTGLPIQSMYQEGKPYHEPVRLIALVEAPAPFVLAAVGRLPKVKALIMGGWLRVIVIDPEDDYRCLVLEEGEFQVHPESGRQYRQSLLEASA; encoded by the coding sequence ATGGATAGGAATCTGACCCTGGGTGACCGCCTCAAGGTTCGTTCGATGATCTACGTTGCGGGGGAGCCTATCCCGCGTTTCTGGCCCATGCGTACCTTCATCCATCACAATCCGCTCTTTGGACTGGAACACCTGCCGTTTCCGGAGGCGGTGGCAGAGGGCAGCCGCCTGTTCCACGGCCGCGGATACCTGGCCCGCTCGCACTATCAGAGATATCGAGCCGAGGGCAAGATCGACGATGCTGCCTTGCGACGCTATCTGCAGAGTTTTTTGCAGCAGCAGTCCGTCGATCTTCCCGGCGTCGATCTCGAGACTTGGCTGTGGACGATGATGACGGAATGCCGCTCCGAACGTCTGGTCCAGGCCAGTGACTGGCTGGATGGCGAGGTCTTGGCTGCTGCCTTGCAGGGACGGCAGGCCCCCGAGCTCGACGAAACAGCACTTCTGGAGCGTTTGCGGGCTTTGTTAGGACGCAAGATTGCCAGCGATGGCCCCTTATATGACAACATCGACCTTCTTTTCGGGACGAAAATTGGCGATACCCTGGATGAGCTGCTCGTAAAGAGCTGCCTGGATTTTTTCGACGAGGGACAATCCGCGTGGCAGGCACCGAGCCGAGAGAAAGGCTTTTTTGCCTCTTGGAAAGATGTTGCTCAGCATAATCTGCGCTTCACCCTACTTGGACTGCATCTACGCGAGCTCTTGGCATCCAGTGAGAGCCCCGAGGGTACCATCGCGCACATTTTGCATTTGTTGAAGATACCGGAAGCGCACTGGCAAAAGTACATCACCCGCCAGCTTACCCGCTTGCACGGCTGGGCGGGTTTCATTCGCTTCCGCAGCACGGCGAAGCATTACTACTGGGCGCAGCAATACCCCGCAGATCTGGCAGATTACCTGGCAGTGCGCATGGTGCTGGGTCTGTCTTTGGTGCAAGAGGCCGTCCGTCATCACGGTTGTCCGGGAGATGCAGAAGCTCTGCAGCAATTTGTGCACGACGATCCGTACGGCGCCTATCTGCGCAGCGAGCTCCATGCCGGGACGATCTTGCCGGCCTGGGCGCAGCGTGTAGATGATGCCCTCGCGCGTCCTTCTCGGCGCGGCTACGCTGCCTTGGCCAAAGAGTACATCCAGGCCAAGCGGACGCATGAGGCCGAGCGCAAAGCTCGCGCCGTGCACGCCTTGGCGAGGCAGGTAGGAAGCAATGCACTATCTGCATTACAGTCCCTGTCGCCGGAACAGGTGGCAGAATTTGTGAATGTGCTGCGCCGTTGGGAGCAGGCAGAGGGCTTCGCCTGGTTGCGCGCCATGGAGTCGCACTACATCACGGATTTGGTGCGCAAGGTTCGCCTACCGGAAGAGCAGCCGAAAAAACGCCCCTTTGCCCAGGCATTTTTCTGCATCGATGTGCGCTCGGAGCCGATGCGCCGGCATCTGGAGGCACTCGGTGACTACCAGACCTTCGGCATAGCCGGGTTTTTTGGCGTGCCCATTGGCTTTCTGGAATATGGCAAGGGCAGCGAGGTGCACCTCTGCCCCGCAGTCCAGACCCCCAGAAACCTCATCGTCGAAATCCCGGCAGATCTCGAACTCGAAGAAGAGCCTTTGTATGGCGCTCTCGAACACGTCCTGCATGATATCAAGTCGTCGGTGCTGTCGCCTTTTGTGGCCGTTGAGGCCGTTGGTCTCCTCTTCAGCTTGGGGCTTATCGGCAAGACCGTCGCGCCGGTTGCTTATCACGAGGTGCACGGCCGTTTACATGCAGAAAAGCCTATCACCCGGCTGCTGATCGATAAGCTGAATGAGGAGCAGGCGGATTCCATAATTCGAGCGGTACAGCGTGCCATGATCGTGCAGGCCCTTCAGCGAGAACTGCAGATGAGTCGCGACCAGATCACCGATGACGACGTCCGCGACTTGCGCGAGATCGCTATGGGCAACCAGACAGGGCACAGTCTGCTGGCGCAGCGCCTGGGATTGTCGCAAGAGGCCGAAGCCGAATTTATCGACAAATTGCGCAAGATTTATCGTGTTGATCGTCAGGAAACCAGTTTGCAAATGGAGCGCATCGCGCGTCTGGGTTTCAGCCTCGACGAGCAGGTCCGTTACGTGTCGAACGCGCTGCTGTCCACGGGGCTGAACCGAAACTTCTCGCGCTTTGTGCTCATGGTCGGTCATGAGAGCCAGACCCAGAACAATCCTTACGAATCCGCCCTGGATTGTGGTGCCTGTGGTGGCGGCCGGGGTTTGCCCAACGCCCGGGTGATCTGTGGGATGGCCAACAATCCCGAAGTTCGCCGGCGCCTGCGCGATAAAGGCATAGAAATCCCAGAGGACACTTGGTTTCTTCCGGCAGTGCACAACACCACTACCGATGAGATCTTTCTGCACGATCTCGATCTGTTGCCGGCTCGCCATCTCCTCTATCTGGAGCGGCTACGCAATGGCCTGGCTGCAGCAACACGTCTGACCGCGGCGGAGCGCATGCCTACCTTGGGGGGAAGCCTGGCCTTGGCAAAAGAGCCCTACGCTGCAGCGGCGCTGGCGCGCCGTCATGCCCATGACTGGTCGCAGGTGCGGCCGGAGTGGGGCCTGTCGCGCAATTTATATGGCATCATTGGCGGGAGGCATCTGACGGAAGGGGTTGACCTGGAGGGACGGTCCTTCCTGCAGTCCTATGACTATCGCCTCGATCCCAAAGGCCGCTTTCTGGAAAACATCCTCTCCGCGCCAGTGGTGGTGGGCGAGTGGATCAATCTGGAGCATTACTTTTCGACGACGGACGTGCATCACTATGGCAGTGGCAGCAAGGCCTATCACAACGTCGCTGGCCGTTTCGGGGTGATGACCGGAAACCAGGGCGATCTACGCACAGGCTTGCCCATACAGTCGATGTATCAAGAAGGTAAACCCTATCATGAACCTGTGCGTTTGATCGCCCTGGTAGAGGCTCCAGCGCCGTTCGTGCTCGCTGCGGTGGGGCGTCTACCCAAGGTGAAGGCGCTGATCATGGGCGGCTGGCTGCGGGTCATCGTCATCGATCCCGAGGATGATTACCGCTGTTTGGTTCTGGAAGAAGGCGAATTTCAGGTGCACCCGGAATCGGGTAGACAATATCGGCAAAGCTTACTGGAGGCCAGTGCATGA
- a CDS encoding P-II family nitrogen regulator, with translation MNTLNLHPLKKIEIILEGAHRDFATDLLDRAGVKGYSIVGNLSGKGSHGIYESHLMFNEDDVLIMIIVAVPEDLLAPILEGFTPFFEKHQGVMFVSDIQVSRLVKFKN, from the coding sequence ATGAACACCCTCAATCTTCATCCATTGAAAAAGATCGAGATCATTCTCGAAGGCGCACACCGCGATTTTGCCACCGATCTGCTCGACCGAGCGGGGGTCAAGGGCTACAGCATCGTCGGCAATCTTTCCGGGAAAGGCAGCCATGGTATCTACGAGAGCCATTTGATGTTCAACGAAGATGATGTTTTGATCATGATCATCGTCGCCGTGCCCGAAGACTTGCTCGCACCCATTCTGGAGGGTTTTACGCCCTTCTTTGAAAAGCATCAGGGGGTGATGTTCGTATCCGACATTCAGGTGAGCCGCCTGGTGAAGTTCAAGAATTAA
- a CDS encoding CbbQ/NirQ/NorQ/GpvN family protein translates to MDQNQYQITEEPYYKEVHDEISLFEAAYAARLPMMVKGPTGCGKSRFIEYMAWRLQRPLISVACNEDMTASDLVGRFLLDKDGTKWQDGPLTTAARMGAICYLDEVVEARQDTTVVIHPLTDHRRTLPLDKKGELLHAHPDFLLVISYNPGYQSSMKDLKQSTKQRFGALDFSYPDRDLEIEIVAHESGVSTEMAGKLVSIAERSRNLKGHGLDEGLSTRMLIYAGSLIEKGIAPLAACSVALVRPITDDPDMRDALDAAVNTFF, encoded by the coding sequence ATGGATCAAAACCAGTATCAAATTACCGAGGAGCCCTACTACAAGGAGGTCCACGACGAGATCTCCCTCTTCGAGGCCGCCTATGCGGCGCGCCTGCCAATGATGGTGAAAGGCCCGACGGGCTGCGGTAAATCGCGCTTCATCGAGTACATGGCCTGGCGTCTGCAGCGGCCGCTGATCAGCGTTGCCTGCAACGAAGACATGACCGCCTCGGATCTGGTTGGGCGTTTTCTTCTGGATAAAGATGGCACCAAGTGGCAGGACGGACCTCTCACCACGGCGGCGCGCATGGGCGCCATCTGCTACCTGGATGAAGTGGTGGAGGCGCGGCAGGATACCACCGTCGTCATCCACCCCCTTACCGACCACCGGCGTACCTTGCCCCTCGACAAGAAGGGCGAACTGCTGCACGCCCACCCCGATTTTCTGCTGGTGATTTCTTATAACCCAGGCTACCAGTCGTCGATGAAGGATCTCAAGCAATCCACCAAGCAGCGCTTTGGTGCTTTGGATTTTTCCTATCCCGATCGGGACCTGGAAATCGAGATCGTTGCCCACGAGTCCGGAGTGTCGACGGAGATGGCTGGCAAGTTGGTGTCGATTGCCGAGCGTTCCCGCAACCTCAAGGGGCATGGCCTCGATGAGGGCCTGTCTACCCGTATGTTGATCTATGCGGGCTCGCTGATCGAAAAAGGGATTGCGCCTCTGGCTGCCTGCAGTGTGGCCCTGGTGCGACCCATCACCGACGACCCCGACATGCGCGATGCCCTCGACGCGGCGGTCAATACCTTCTTCTGA
- a CDS encoding NUDIX hydrolase: protein MDRQALEQSLCHYRTRYPEEAAYARRGCALLRSSPDCFLRSGPGLHVTASCWVLNPAGTHTLLMLHRKLERWFQPGGHCDGDEDVQRVARKECSEETGLAAEYIHFLSPDVFDIDIHRIPARRQEPEHQHLDIRFLMEIDDRLPLQGNSESHELRWVPLHEVHSYNRELSIHRLLVKSQEWLRQHRA from the coding sequence GTGGATCGGCAAGCATTGGAACAGAGCCTCTGCCACTACCGTACCCGCTACCCGGAAGAAGCGGCCTATGCCCGTCGCGGCTGCGCCTTGTTGCGCAGTTCCCCCGACTGTTTTTTACGCAGCGGCCCAGGCCTGCACGTGACCGCCTCCTGCTGGGTGCTCAATCCCGCCGGCACCCACACTCTACTGATGTTGCATCGCAAACTCGAACGCTGGTTTCAGCCCGGCGGCCATTGTGACGGTGACGAAGACGTGCAGCGGGTTGCCCGCAAAGAATGTAGCGAGGAAACCGGCTTGGCTGCCGAGTACATTCATTTTCTCTCGCCGGACGTTTTCGACATCGACATCCACCGCATCCCGGCGCGGCGGCAAGAACCGGAGCACCAACATCTCGATATCCGCTTTCTGATGGAAATCGACGACCGACTGCCGCTACAGGGAAATAGCGAATCCCATGAGCTGCGTTGGGTACCCCTGCACGAGGTACACAGCTACAACCGTGAACTCTCCATTCATCGGCTGCTGGTAAAAAGTCAGGAGTGGCTGCGCCAGCACCGCGCCTAA
- a CDS encoding BMC domain-containing protein, translated as MIHLRTYVYIDSLQPQLAAYMASVSQGFLPVPGDAALWIEVSPGMAVHRLTDIALKATRVHLSQQVVEREFGTMVVHHRDQSDVREAGRVVLQRMGAQQSDRKVCRVTWNEIIRGMMPDHTVLINRQNRRGSMILPEQSMFILETEPAGYVIYAANQAEKAANITLIDVRAVGAYGRLTIAGREADVDEAAAAAVHAVENPSWS; from the coding sequence ATGATCCACCTACGCACCTACGTCTACATCGACTCCCTGCAACCTCAGCTCGCCGCCTATATGGCCTCGGTATCCCAGGGCTTTTTGCCGGTACCTGGGGACGCGGCGTTGTGGATCGAGGTTTCGCCGGGCATGGCGGTGCATCGCCTGACCGACATTGCCCTCAAGGCCACCCGGGTGCACCTCTCGCAGCAGGTGGTGGAGCGTGAGTTTGGGACCATGGTGGTGCATCACCGGGATCAGAGCGACGTTCGCGAGGCAGGTCGGGTGGTATTGCAGCGCATGGGCGCGCAGCAGAGCGATCGCAAAGTCTGTCGGGTGACTTGGAATGAAATCATCCGCGGCATGATGCCGGACCACACCGTACTCATCAATCGCCAAAACCGTCGCGGTTCCATGATCCTGCCCGAGCAGAGCATGTTCATCCTCGAGACCGAGCCGGCGGGTTACGTCATTTATGCCGCCAATCAGGCAGAGAAAGCGGCGAACATCACCCTCATCGACGTACGCGCCGTGGGTGCCTATGGGCGCCTTACCATTGCCGGCCGCGAGGCCGATGTCGACGAGGCGGCAGCAGCGGCAGTCCATGCCGTCGAAAATCCCTCCTGGAGTTGA
- the wrbA gene encoding NAD(P)H:quinone oxidoreductase, with the protein MSKILVLYHSLWGHVEQLAEAEAEGARSVPGVEVIIKRVPETLDAEKQTAMHVKAQTAAEAHPHELGDYDAILFGTPTRFGNMSGQMRNFLDRTGGLWQQGALVGKVGSVFVSTASQHGGQESTILSFHPFLFHQGMIVVGVPYTCPELSNMEEISGGTPYGASTLAKSDGSRRPSANELAIARFQGRHVAEITQKLFPS; encoded by the coding sequence ATGAGCAAAATTTTGGTGCTGTATCATAGCCTGTGGGGGCACGTAGAACAGTTGGCCGAAGCAGAAGCGGAAGGTGCGCGCTCGGTGCCGGGCGTGGAGGTAATCATCAAGCGCGTGCCGGAGACTTTGGATGCGGAAAAGCAGACGGCCATGCACGTCAAGGCACAAACGGCAGCGGAGGCGCATCCGCATGAGTTGGGGGACTACGATGCCATCCTCTTTGGCACGCCCACCCGTTTTGGCAACATGAGTGGCCAAATGCGGAATTTCCTCGACCGCACCGGCGGTCTCTGGCAGCAAGGCGCCCTGGTGGGCAAGGTTGGTAGCGTGTTTGTCAGTACCGCCTCTCAGCATGGCGGCCAGGAAAGCACCATCCTCAGTTTTCACCCTTTCCTCTTTCATCAGGGGATGATCGTCGTCGGGGTGCCCTATACTTGCCCCGAGCTGAGCAACATGGAGGAAATCAGCGGCGGCACTCCCTACGGGGCCAGCACTCTGGCCAAAAGCGATGGCAGTCGCCGACCTTCGGCAAACGAGCTAGCCATTGCCCGATTCCAGGGACGCCACGTAGCGGAGATTACCCAGAAACTTTTTCCCTCCTGA
- a CDS encoding pirin family protein produces MSTSQSSVQSRGVENIIAGRVTSDGAGVKLTRLFERSLQKRLDPFLMLDAFGSDQPDDYIAGFPDHPHRGFETITYMLAGRMLHRDSAGHEGLLESGGVQWMTAGKGVIHSEIPQQAEGRMAGFQLWLNLPAADKLCPPWYQDFQDADLPRGADAQGNRWTVIAGSSHGVQGAVQRAQTQPLIIDLALSQGTTFWQELPAAHHAFVVPYEGEIQIGAQKVPVQHLAILDDVGTGVALSASTASRALLVAGRPLGEPIAQYGPFVMNTEEQIEQAVADYRAGRLA; encoded by the coding sequence ATGAGCACTTCCCAGTCTTCTGTCCAAAGCCGAGGCGTCGAGAATATCATCGCGGGCCGCGTCACCAGCGACGGCGCCGGGGTCAAACTCACCCGTCTCTTCGAGCGTTCGTTGCAAAAGCGGCTCGACCCGTTCCTCATGCTCGATGCCTTTGGCAGCGATCAGCCAGACGACTATATCGCGGGGTTTCCCGACCACCCACACCGCGGCTTCGAGACCATCACTTATATGCTGGCTGGCCGTATGCTGCACCGCGACAGCGCTGGACACGAGGGCCTGCTTGAAAGTGGCGGGGTGCAGTGGATGACGGCAGGCAAAGGAGTGATTCACTCCGAAATTCCGCAGCAAGCCGAGGGACGGATGGCCGGCTTTCAGCTCTGGCTGAATCTGCCTGCCGCAGACAAACTCTGCCCACCTTGGTATCAGGATTTTCAGGACGCAGATCTGCCGCGCGGCGCAGATGCCCAAGGCAACCGCTGGACCGTCATTGCCGGCAGTAGTCATGGCGTACAAGGTGCAGTGCAACGGGCGCAGACGCAACCCCTGATCATCGACCTGGCACTATCCCAGGGCACCACTTTCTGGCAGGAACTGCCCGCTGCTCACCATGCCTTTGTCGTGCCCTATGAGGGAGAAATTCAGATCGGCGCGCAGAAAGTCCCGGTGCAGCACTTGGCCATTCTGGACGATGTTGGAACTGGCGTTGCGCTGTCCGCGTCGACCGCCAGTCGGGCCTTGCTGGTCGCGGGGCGACCCTTGGGGGAACCCATTGCCCAATATGGGCCTTTCGTGATGAATACCGAGGAACAGATAGAGCAAGCGGTTGCAGACTACCGTGCCGGACGACTGGCATAA
- a CDS encoding helix-turn-helix domain-containing protein has product MDSLLRLLMGPWTTYILWTLRNQGPLRFGALQRAVGRISARMLTERLRLLEEAGIIYRDYRPTVPPEVRYGLTERGRELGVVLDGLDVLARKWATEGFSVMSR; this is encoded by the coding sequence ATGGACAGCCTGTTGCGCCTCCTCATGGGGCCATGGACTACCTACATTCTCTGGACCCTGCGCAATCAGGGGCCGCTGCGTTTTGGCGCCTTGCAACGTGCCGTAGGCAGGATTTCTGCGCGTATGCTGACCGAGCGTCTGCGCTTGCTGGAGGAAGCGGGGATCATCTACCGCGACTATCGTCCCACCGTTCCACCCGAGGTCCGCTATGGTCTGACAGAACGCGGCCGGGAACTGGGAGTGGTATTGGACGGACTCGACGTCCTCGCGCGGAAGTGGGCCACTGAGGGTTTTTCCGTCATGTCCCGATAA
- a CDS encoding putative quorum-sensing-regulated virulence factor, protein MAALIFDTETTGRNAPQLIEAAWLRVSDLRTLEVEEQFVQRYRPDKKIELGAIAVHHILDEDLADCPPASTFQLPADIEYLVGHSIDFDWEVAGRPEVKRICTYAMSRRLWPEIDSFSQSALLYHFSKDRNKTRENLKNAHSALADVKFCRVILNRIVLTVRPASWEALWEFSERARIPETMPFGKHKGVKICDLPDDYRRWALNNLTDMDSYLRKALEGAA, encoded by the coding sequence ATGGCAGCGTTGATTTTTGATACGGAAACCACGGGGCGCAACGCGCCGCAACTGATCGAGGCAGCGTGGTTGCGGGTGAGTGATCTGCGTACCCTGGAGGTGGAAGAGCAATTTGTGCAACGCTACCGTCCGGATAAGAAAATCGAGCTGGGTGCCATTGCGGTGCATCACATCCTCGATGAGGATCTGGCCGATTGCCCGCCGGCAAGTACTTTCCAGTTGCCTGCAGATATCGAGTACCTAGTGGGGCACAGTATCGATTTTGACTGGGAGGTGGCGGGCAGGCCCGAGGTGAAACGTATCTGCACCTATGCCATGAGCCGCCGGCTGTGGCCGGAAATCGACAGCTTTTCGCAGTCGGCGTTGCTATATCACTTCAGCAAGGACCGGAACAAGACCCGGGAAAATCTGAAAAATGCCCATTCTGCTCTGGCCGACGTAAAGTTTTGTCGGGTCATCCTCAACCGGATCGTACTGACGGTGCGGCCAGCCAGTTGGGAGGCGTTGTGGGAGTTCAGTGAGCGCGCCCGCATTCCCGAGACCATGCCCTTTGGCAAACACAAGGGCGTCAAAATTTGCGATTTGCCAGATGATTATCGGCGTTGGGCATTGAATAACCTCACCGATATGGACTCATACCTGCGCAAGGCCCTGGAGGGGGCGGCCTAG